One genomic region from Blastocatellia bacterium encodes:
- a CDS encoding stage II sporulation protein M, with amino-acid sequence MKLERKRFFLCLAALVVALFMGIIVGYAVPFPEDAFPRQDVLGASTVMQDVRNVRTFRMIFFNNTRVFLLMAVGILTGGLVSLGEAFVIGYMVGVFSKIATAQSMPVPILLAALAPHGLFELASFMTVGALGLYFASRIYQSVKGQVIDWTQEVILYAKVAAACYIVLFVAALIEVYVTPTILHHLIT; translated from the coding sequence CTGGAGCGGAAGCGATTTTTCCTCTGTCTGGCCGCCCTCGTGGTGGCACTCTTCATGGGAATTATCGTTGGTTATGCCGTTCCGTTTCCCGAAGACGCGTTCCCCCGCCAGGACGTTCTGGGAGCCTCGACGGTCATGCAGGATGTCCGAAACGTGCGCACGTTCCGCATGATCTTTTTCAACAACACGCGAGTGTTTCTGCTGATGGCCGTGGGCATTCTCACCGGCGGATTGGTGTCGCTGGGGGAGGCGTTCGTGATCGGCTACATGGTCGGAGTGTTCTCGAAAATCGCCACCGCGCAATCCATGCCGGTGCCGATTCTGCTGGCCGCTCTGGCCCCACATGGTTTGTTCGAGCTGGCATCATTTATGACCGTCGGTGCGCTCGGATTGTATTTTGCCTCCCGCATCTACCAAAGTGTCAAAGGACAGGTGATTGACTGGACTCAGGAAGTGATCCTCTACGCCAAGGTCGCGGCAGCCTGCTACATCGTGCTCTTTGTGGCCGCCCTGATCGAGGTCTACGTGACACCCACCATCCTCCATCACCTGATCACCTGA